A window of Candidatus Fermentibacter sp. genomic DNA:
TTAACTCGGGATGCCGGCATGCAAGCATATGGGGTCCAATGTCCAACGTGCGCGGCATTTCGAGTTAACGTCATCCAGTAAACACCCCGCAGCCCGGGCCGGGCGTGCGGCATGCCGCACTGGTGGACCGGCCGGGCAAGCCGCTATAATGAAAACGGAACGGGCCGGAACTCTCCACGGGAGGCAGGCATGGCCGAGGATATCCATCCCGGAGGAGGACAGCGGGAGCCCGACCGGCTCCAGGGCTGGATGGCTCTCCTGCTGGGCGCGCTGCTCTGCGCGGTGTTCGTCACCACCACCGACAGCATCCATCATCCCCTCATCCTGGCCGGCGCAGTGGTCTTCCTCCTGTTCCCCTGGATGCACGACCGCAGGGTTTCCCGCACAGTCCAGACCATGCTGGGCCTGGTGGCCGTGTGGTTCCTCTTCACGATCCGTGACATCCTCACGCCGCTGCTCGTGGCGGCCGGCCTCGCCTATGTGTGCTCTCCGCTCTTCCTCTGGCTCCGCGGCGAGAGGGGCCGCTTCAGGCCCTTCAGGCTCAACGCGACAGTGGCCAGCCTCGTGGTCACCGTCCTGCTGTTCGGCTTCCTGGGGGTCGTAGGGGCCCAGACCGGCACCCTCGTGGTGAGCCAGGCCACCGAGCTGTCGCGGATCATCGAGGAGTCGGTGGACAGGGTACAGGACCTGTTCCCCGATACGTGGAGCGAGTCGCCCCTCCTGAGCAGCCTGTCCGACGGGATAGTCCAGATGGTCGGCGAATTCGGCGCATGGTTGCCGGGCCTCGCGGGCGAGGTGGCCGGCGGCATGGGCTACGCCCTCAAGGGCATGCTGGGCCTGCTGATGGTGCTGGTGTTCTTCTTCTACGTGCTGCGCGACTCGGGCGAGCTGATGCGCGGAGTCGTCAAGCGGTACCTGCCCGATTCGATGCATTCCTTCGTCGACAGCAGGATGCATAGGGTGCTGAGGATACTGGGCAACTTCGTCGAGGGGTTCTTCCTCACCAGCTCGGTCGTCTTCATCCTAACACTGGCCCTCCTCCTGGTGGCGGAGGTGAGGATGGCGTTCCTCCTCGCCCTCTTCGCGGCCCTCCTCAACATCATCCCCGTCATAGGCTTCTGGGTCAGCACGGCCCTGATACTCGTCATCGCCCTGGCATC
This region includes:
- a CDS encoding AI-2E family transporter, which gives rise to MAEDIHPGGGQREPDRLQGWMALLLGALLCAVFVTTTDSIHHPLILAGAVVFLLFPWMHDRRVSRTVQTMLGLVAVWFLFTIRDILTPLLVAAGLAYVCSPLFLWLRGERGRFRPFRLNATVASLVVTVLLFGFLGVVGAQTGTLVVSQATELSRIIEESVDRVQDLFPDTWSESPLLSSLSDGIVQMVGEFGAWLPGLAGEVAGGMGYALKGMLGLLMVLVFFFYVLRDSGELMRGVVKRYLPDSMHSFVDSRMHRVLRILGNFVEGFFLTSSVVFILTLALLLVAEVRMAFLLALFAALLNIIPVIGFWVSTALILVIALASGMSTGDVLVIGAGLAIINVFEGNFLQPKIIGRKVGLHPVVAILSVAIFGAILGFFGYLLGIPLAAVITSEWEDYLARRRAEAVLKS